The following coding sequences lie in one Maribacter forsetii DSM 18668 genomic window:
- a CDS encoding DUF6503 family protein produces MNKFYLLVLALAIFSCKEAPKKETITEAAEEVVTQVNLDKYPAELNKVFEAHGGLNAWKGYKTLNFEMPNEKFNELQTIDLHKRFDKISTPAYTIGYDGAEVWLLDNTGDYEGKPKFYHNLMFYFYAMPFVLSDDGIKYEEVDALVYEGVSYPGYKISYNSGVGASSTDEYYIHYDAETFEMRWLGYTMTYFSGEPSKKINWINYNDWVKVDAVLLPKSITWHKVEEGEVKGPAKTVNFENATLSTEAKPNGFYSKPENAVIVE; encoded by the coding sequence ATGAATAAATTTTACCTTTTAGTTTTAGCCTTGGCAATATTTTCATGTAAAGAAGCTCCTAAAAAAGAAACCATTACAGAAGCTGCTGAAGAAGTTGTAACACAAGTGAATTTAGATAAATATCCTGCGGAATTGAATAAAGTATTTGAAGCTCATGGCGGATTAAATGCTTGGAAGGGATACAAAACGTTGAATTTTGAAATGCCTAACGAAAAGTTCAACGAATTACAGACTATTGATCTTCATAAAAGATTTGATAAAATTTCTACTCCAGCATACACAATTGGTTATGATGGTGCTGAAGTTTGGCTTTTAGATAACACAGGTGACTATGAAGGTAAGCCAAAGTTCTATCACAATTTAATGTTTTACTTCTACGCAATGCCATTTGTATTGTCTGATGACGGAATAAAATATGAAGAAGTTGATGCTTTGGTATATGAGGGGGTTTCATACCCGGGTTATAAAATTTCTTATAATAGTGGAGTAGGGGCTTCTTCTACAGACGAATACTATATTCATTATGATGCAGAGACTTTTGAAATGAGATGGTTGGGTTATACGATGACGTATTTTAGTGGTGAGCCATCTAAGAAAATTAATTGGATCAATTATAATGATTGGGTAAAGGTTGATGCCGTTTTATTGCCAAAATCAATTACATGGCATAAAGTTGAAGAAGGTGAAGTTAAAGGACCGGCTAAAACCGTAAACTTTGAAAATGCTACGTTATCTACAGAGGCTAAGCCAAACGGCTTTTATTCTAAACCTGAGAATGCTGTAATTGTGGAGTAA
- a CDS encoding MoaD/ThiS family protein encodes MNVLFFGITKDIVGSSEINFSDEFKPVNVAELKKQLIDSYPEFSKLNSLAVAVNSEYADDNVTLIGNEEIAIIPPVSGG; translated from the coding sequence ATGAATGTACTTTTTTTTGGTATAACAAAAGATATCGTAGGTAGCTCTGAAATTAATTTTTCTGATGAATTTAAGCCTGTAAATGTTGCCGAACTTAAAAAACAACTGATTGATTCTTATCCTGAATTTTCAAAATTAAATTCATTGGCTGTAGCTGTAAATAGTGAATATGCGGATGATAATGTAACATTAATTGGTAATGAAGAAATTGCCATTATACCACCAGTAAGCGGAGGCTAA
- a CDS encoding molybdenum cofactor biosynthesis protein MoaE, with the protein MKKVIEIVDEIDTAKVYAELSDANSGGICVFVGAVREFTNNEEVVALEFETYKTMALKEMEKIADSALEKWSLNKVVMRHAVGEKGVEEPVVVVGASSAHRDACFEACRYLIDTLKETVPIWKKEKFKNKTVWVSAHP; encoded by the coding sequence ATGAAGAAAGTAATTGAGATAGTCGATGAAATTGATACGGCTAAGGTGTATGCTGAATTAAGCGATGCCAATAGCGGTGGAATCTGTGTTTTTGTAGGTGCTGTACGTGAGTTTACAAATAACGAAGAAGTAGTTGCTTTGGAGTTTGAAACTTATAAAACTATGGCGCTTAAAGAAATGGAGAAAATTGCTGACAGCGCTCTAGAGAAATGGTCATTGAATAAAGTGGTTATGAGACATGCGGTTGGTGAAAAGGGTGTTGAAGAACCCGTTGTGGTTGTAGGTGCATCATCTGCACATAGAGATGCGTGTTTTGAAGCCTGTAGATATCTGATCGATACTCTTAAAGAAACTGTTCCTATCTGGAAGAAAGAGAAATTTAAGAATAAGACCGTGTGGGTTTCGGCTCATCCGTGA
- a CDS encoding TrmH family RNA methyltransferase yields the protein MQATKHISSAQNPLIKKILLLKEKSRERKKTGLFVLEGLRELQIASNAGYGIDTILYCETILENTAIIQSFSSDQLISVTLDVYKKLAYRDTTEGIIAIAKSKDHELSSLKFKTKNPLVLIAEAPEKPGNIGALLRTADAANLDAVLIANPKTDLYNPNIIRSSVGCIFSRNVKIGSTTEIISFLKKEGFQIFCAALSASKDYTTVDYKEPTAIVVGTEHSGLSEEWLTNSTQNIIIPMEGEIDSMNVSVSAAILIFEAKRQRKINQ from the coding sequence ATGCAAGCAACAAAACACATAAGTAGCGCCCAAAACCCACTGATAAAGAAGATTTTACTATTAAAGGAAAAATCTAGGGAGCGCAAAAAAACAGGTCTTTTTGTCTTAGAAGGGCTGCGCGAATTGCAGATTGCAAGCAATGCAGGGTATGGTATAGATACCATTCTATACTGCGAAACCATTTTAGAAAACACAGCTATAATACAGTCCTTCAGCAGTGATCAACTCATATCCGTAACACTAGATGTTTACAAGAAATTAGCTTACAGAGACACTACGGAAGGCATCATTGCTATTGCGAAGAGTAAAGACCACGAGCTCTCGTCTTTAAAATTCAAGACTAAAAATCCGCTAGTGCTGATCGCAGAAGCACCTGAAAAACCAGGCAATATAGGAGCACTACTGAGAACGGCAGACGCTGCAAATTTAGATGCCGTCTTAATTGCCAATCCAAAAACCGATTTATACAATCCGAATATTATAAGATCAAGTGTGGGTTGTATTTTTTCAAGGAATGTTAAAATAGGCAGTACGACAGAAATTATATCCTTTTTAAAAAAAGAAGGATTTCAGATATTTTGCGCTGCACTATCTGCATCCAAAGATTATACGACGGTTGATTATAAAGAACCCACAGCAATAGTAGTAGGAACCGAACATTCTGGACTAAGTGAAGAATGGCTTACGAACAGCACACAGAACATTATTATACCAATGGAAGGTGAGATAGATTCCATGAACGTTTCGGTCTCTGCGGCAATACTTATCTTTGAAGCCAAACGTCAGCGAAAAATAAACCAATAA
- a CDS encoding M48 family metallopeptidase: protein MDNTFVFYCILFILISEFILATVMNYLNAQRFKDPIPEDLSDVYNTEEYEKSQAYKLTNYKFGVFTSVFSLLLILTFLLFGGFAYVDNIAQNQSDNIIIEALVFFGIIMIGSDIINIPFSYYQTFVIEERFGFNKTTISTFFLDKLKQWAMTIIVGGGILSLVIWFFQWAGTNFWLYTWALVAAFTLFMNVFYSKLIVPLFNKQEPLEAGSLKEKIENYAAHVGFDLQNIFVINGSKRSTKANAYFSGFGKEKRVTLYDTLINDLEEEEIVAVLAHEIGHYKRKHIIYNLATSILLTGLMLLLLSLFINNPEVSLAIGVDRPSFHAALIGFGILYSPISEITGLLMNHFSRKFEYQADDYAKDTYAALPLVTSLKKLSKNSLSNLTPHPAYVFMHYSHPPLIDRIRNLKA, encoded by the coding sequence ATGGATAATACATTCGTCTTTTATTGTATCCTTTTCATTTTGATATCGGAGTTTATACTTGCTACGGTGATGAATTACTTAAACGCACAGCGATTTAAAGACCCTATACCAGAGGATTTAAGTGATGTTTATAATACAGAGGAATATGAAAAATCTCAAGCCTACAAACTCACCAATTATAAATTTGGTGTTTTTACATCAGTTTTTTCATTGTTATTGATTCTAACCTTTTTATTGTTTGGCGGATTTGCCTATGTGGATAACATTGCACAAAACCAGAGCGATAACATTATCATAGAAGCATTGGTTTTTTTCGGTATTATTATGATCGGAAGCGATATTATTAACATTCCTTTTTCTTACTACCAAACATTTGTAATCGAAGAAAGATTTGGTTTTAATAAAACAACGATATCGACTTTCTTTTTAGATAAATTAAAACAATGGGCAATGACCATAATTGTAGGTGGAGGAATTCTATCTTTGGTCATTTGGTTTTTTCAATGGGCAGGCACCAACTTTTGGCTGTATACGTGGGCATTAGTTGCAGCATTCACGCTGTTCATGAATGTGTTTTACAGCAAACTAATTGTACCATTGTTTAATAAGCAAGAACCTTTGGAAGCTGGTAGTTTAAAAGAAAAAATTGAAAACTACGCCGCACACGTAGGTTTTGATCTACAAAATATATTTGTGATTAACGGATCTAAACGATCCACAAAAGCCAACGCGTATTTTTCAGGATTTGGTAAGGAAAAGCGAGTAACCTTATATGACACTTTAATTAATGATTTAGAAGAGGAAGAGATTGTAGCCGTATTGGCACATGAAATAGGTCATTATAAACGAAAGCACATCATATATAATCTAGCGACTTCAATTCTGCTTACAGGATTAATGCTATTGTTACTCTCATTATTTATTAATAACCCAGAAGTTTCTTTGGCAATTGGTGTAGACAGACCTAGTTTTCACGCAGCCTTAATAGGTTTTGGAATATTATATAGTCCCATTTCAGAAATAACGGGCTTGCTAATGAATCATTTTTCAAGAAAATTTGAGTATCAGGCAGATGACTATGCTAAAGACACATACGCAGCCTTACCATTGGTCACTTCTTTGAAAAAGCTATCAAAAAACAGTCTTAGCAACTTAACTCCACACCCAGCATATGTATTTATGCACTATTCTCACCCACCGTTAATCGATCGCATACGTAATTTAAAGGCATAA
- the moaA gene encoding GTP 3',8-cyclase MoaA, with protein sequence MLVDNHNRAINYLRLAVTDRCNLRCNYCMPEEGINFAKNDKLFTIDELVKLSEIVVSQGIDKIRITGGEPFVRKDLMVLLRSLSKLEGLNDISVTTNATLIGPYIDELKELGIKNINVSMDAINRETFERITRRDHYDVVYNNMIRLITEGFNVRINFIALDGQNTDDILPMLELTKHYNVSVRYLEEMPFNGGSKEFQTIKWDFKTILEHIRSEHPDYYKLESPKTSTSINYKIPGYKGTFGVIPSFSRTFCGSCNRLRISAIGDVITCLYAKASANLRDIMRADDVEENIKKEILKAVGSRAKTGFEAQEKYIDVFSNSMTSIGG encoded by the coding sequence ATGTTAGTAGACAACCATAATAGAGCAATTAATTACTTGAGATTGGCGGTTACAGATCGTTGCAATCTTCGTTGTAATTATTGCATGCCAGAGGAGGGAATCAATTTTGCTAAAAATGACAAATTGTTTACCATTGATGAGTTGGTGAAATTGAGTGAGATTGTGGTTTCTCAAGGTATAGACAAAATACGTATTACTGGTGGCGAACCTTTTGTACGTAAAGATTTAATGGTATTGCTAAGAAGCTTATCAAAGTTAGAGGGACTTAATGATATATCTGTTACTACCAATGCGACTTTAATTGGTCCGTATATTGATGAGTTGAAAGAACTGGGCATTAAGAATATTAATGTGAGTATGGATGCCATTAATCGTGAGACTTTTGAGCGTATTACACGTCGGGATCATTATGATGTGGTGTATAATAATATGATTCGCTTAATAACCGAAGGATTTAATGTCCGTATTAATTTCATTGCTTTAGATGGTCAAAATACAGATGATATTCTACCTATGCTAGAGCTAACAAAGCATTACAATGTATCAGTTCGGTATTTGGAAGAAATGCCTTTTAATGGTGGGTCAAAAGAATTTCAAACTATAAAATGGGATTTTAAGACCATACTTGAACATATTAGAAGTGAGCACCCAGATTATTATAAATTAGAATCACCAAAAACATCGACTTCAATTAATTATAAGATTCCTGGTTATAAAGGCACGTTCGGGGTTATTCCTTCTTTTAGTAGAACTTTTTGTGGTAGTTGTAATCGGTTAAGAATTTCAGCAATCGGTGATGTTATCACTTGTTTGTATGCTAAAGCAAGTGCGAATTTAAGAGATATTATGAGAGCTGATGACGTGGAAGAAAATATCAAAAAAGAAATTTTAAAGGCTGTAGGCAGTCGTGCTAAAACTGGTTTTGAAGCACAAGAAAAATATATAGATGTATTTAGTAATTCAATGACTTCAATAGGAGGATAA